The following coding sequences are from one Capsicum annuum cultivar UCD-10X-F1 chromosome 3, UCD10Xv1.1, whole genome shotgun sequence window:
- the LOC107864108 gene encoding uncharacterized protein LOC107864108 translates to MRDFPSCFGENGVQVADASCSSVGVTKTPQNLVTCVYQCKLLGKSCLITVAWTKSLMGQCLSVEIDDMSHQCLCKVDVKPSLFSKRKGSRSLEVSSSCKIDIHWDFSLAKFGSGPEPIEGYYLAVVCKGKMVLAIGDLRKEAFKKSNATPPLTNAMFISKREHIFGKRVFGTKAQFCYTGPIHEITIECDSNVNDDPCLLVRIDSKTVMQVKHLRWKFRGNYTVLIDGLPVEVFWDVHNWLFSSNFGNAVFMFQTCLSAEKLWTTQTLSDLSVMPWPYTESTLSNSKSSGLGFSLVLYVWKNE, encoded by the coding sequence ATGAGAGATTTCCCATCCTGTTTTGGTGAAAATGGGGTACAAGTTGCTGATGCCTCATGTTCAAGTGTTGGTGTGACTAAAACCCCACAGAATTTAGTTACCTGTGTTTATCAGTGTAAATTACTGGGGAAATCTTGTCTGATTACAGTTGCTTGGACCAAAAGTTTGATGGGGCAATGCCTTAGTGTTGAAATTGATGATATGTCTCATCAATGTCTTTGTAAAGTTGATGTAAAGCCTTCTCTTTTCTCCAAAAGAAAAGGGTCAAGGTCTTTAGAAGTTAGTAGTTCTTGTAAAATTGACATCCATTGGGACTTTTCTCTGGCCAAATTTGGATCTGGGCCAGAACCTATTGAAGGTTACTATTTAGCTGTAGTGTGCAAAGGAAAGATGGTTTTGGCCATTGGGGATCTGAGGAAAGAAGCATTCAAGAAGAGTAATGCAACTCCCCCTCTTACAAATGCAATGTTTATTTCCAAGAGGGAACACATATTTGGGAAGAGGGTGTTTGGTACTAAGGCTCAATTTTGTTATACTGGTCCAATTCATGAGATTACAATTGAGTGTGACTCAAATGTCAATGATGATCCTTGCCTTTTGGTCCGTATCGATTCGAAAACTGTTATGCAAGTGAAGCATTTGCGCTGGAAGTTTCGCGGCAACTACACTGTTTTAATTGATGGACTACCTGTTGAAGTTTTTTGGGATGTTCATAATTGGTTGTTTAGTAGCAATTTTGGGAATGCAGTGTTCATGTTTCAAACTTGTTTATCAGCTGAGAAGTTGTGGACTACACAAACCTTATCTGATCTCTCTGTCATGCCTTGGCCTTACACAGAGAGTACTTTGAGCAACTCAAAATCATCtggtttgggtttttctttggttttgtatgtttggAAGAATGAGTAG